The Nostoc cf. commune SO-36 genomic sequence AAAAAGGAGCGATGGGTCAGTTTCTGACCCCCGCCTCAGTAGCTCAATTAATGGCTGAGATGTTTAATCGGCTGGATTTGCCTGAAATATCCTTGCTTGATGCTGGAGCCGGAATCGGTTCATTACTTGCGGCTTTTGTGGAAAAAGTATGTCAGCAGCGAAAACCCACATCAAGTTTGCGCGTTGTAGCTTATGAAATAGACCCTTTTCTAATTGGATATTTGCAGCAGACTCTAGAACTATGTAAGAGGAAATGTGAAAATATTGGTATTTCCTTCAATTACGAAATTCGTGAGACTGATTTTATTGAAGATGCAGTCAGGCTGCAAAAGCTTGGTTTATTGAATAGTGCGATGCCTACGGCGGTAAACTACGCAACAGAATTTACTCATGCTATTCTTAACCCGCCTTATTTGAAAATAAATGCTAATTCTAAGGTGCGCGAATTGCTGCGTTCCATCGGTTTAGAAACTAGCAATCTTTATACTGGTTTTATGGCTGCTACAGCGCAACTTCTAAAACCAAGTGGGGAGTTTGTAGCGATTACCCCGCGCAGTTTTTGCAATGGGCCATATTTTCGTGACTTCCGCAAGATGTTTTTAGAGATGATGGCTTTAGAGCAAGTACATCTTTTTGAATCGCGGCAAGAAGCATTTAGCGATGATGATGTTTTGCAAGAAACTATCATTATCCAAGCTACAAAACAAAGGCAAAAATATCGCAGCGTCATCGTAAATACTAGCTCTGGCGCTAATGATGACTTGATAATGTCACACTCTGTACCATATACAGCCCTAGTTCACCCTAATGATTTAGATCAGTTTATTCATATTATTCCAGACAATATTAGCCAGCAAATCGTTCAGAGAATGGCACTTTTAAGCTGTACATTGAGCGATTTAGGGCTAACAATCTCAACCGGAAGGGTAATAGATTTCCGAGCAAAAGAGTATTTAAGGGCAAATCCAGAAAACAATACTGTTCCATTAATTTATCCAGTGAATTTATCGAATGGATATGTAGAGTACCCAAAAATAACTAAAAAGCCTCAAGCGATAGTAAATATAGAAGAAACAACGAATCTTCTAATACCAAATGAGCATTACGTCTTATGTAAAAGATTTTCATCGAAAGAAGAAAAAAGGCGTGTTGTTGCGGTGGTTTATAATGCCAACCAATTTAATTATGGTTATGTTGGCTTTGAAAATCACTTGAATTACTTTCACAAAGATGGGCGTGGACTCAGCCTTACCTTAGCTCGTGGGCTTGCTATTTATCTCAATTCAACCCTAGTTGATGCTTTTTTTCGGTTGTTCAATGGGCATACTCAGGTCAATGCAACAGATTTGCGAAAATTAAAATACCCTAATTTGTCACAGCTATTGTCTTTAGGAACAGGATTTCAAGAGCAGTTTCCTTCTTTGCGGGAAATTGATGAACTTATTGAAAATAAGCTAATGAGTATGTCGAATCTGTCAGAGAATAATCCAATTGCTACTAAGTCTCGAATTGATGAAGCGCTGCAAATCTTGACACAATTGGGCTTTCCACGGGCACAGCTTAACGAACGTTCAGCTTTAACTCTCCTGGCGTTGCTTGACTTAAAACCGACAGACTCTTGGCAATTAGCCACTTTCCCTTTGATGGGAATTACCCCGATGATGAACTTTATGGCTCAACATTATGGCAAAACCTATAAGCCCAACACACGGGAAACAGTTCGCCGACAGACAGTACATCAATTTTTGGATGCAGCTTTAATAGTTGCTAATCCAGATGATTTAAGCCGCCCTATTAACAGTCCCAAAACCGTATATCAAATTGAAAATAGTGCGCTAGAACTATTAAGAAGCTACGGTACTGACGAATGGCAAAATAGTATTTGCACTTACCTTGCTTCAGTTGAAACTCTAAAAAAGCAATATGCTCAAGAACGCGAAATATCCCGTATTCCCATAATAATTAACGGAGAAATTAAAACTTTATCGCCAGGTGGCCAGAATATTCTAATTGAAAAAATTATTAATGATTTTGCCCCTCGTTTTACTCCTGGTGGAAAGCTTATTTATATTGGTGATACAGATGAAAAGTTTGCCCACTTCGATGAAACAGCATTGACAGATTTGGGCGTTAACATTGATTCTCACGGCAAAATGCCAGATGTGATTATTCACTTCACAACAAATAACTGGTTGGTGCTGATTGAAGCTGTAACCTCACACGGCCCCATTAATCCTAAACGGAAGAAAGAACTTGAAGTGTTATTCCGAGATGTCCAAATACCACTGGTGATGGTAACAACATTTCTCAGCCGTAAGGCAATGGTAGGATATCTGGCAGATATTGCTTGGGAAACAGATGTTTGGGTTGCTGATGATTCAACTCACCTGATTCATTTCAATGGTGAATATCTATTGCAGGCTTACCAAATTGAAGTCGCTGAACAGGAAAGCGACCATACTTGAGAGCGGTTAAACCTGAATCAAATTACTTTCTTACATATCTTGTTTATATTCTTCTAACAATTGCGGAATGTGATCATATCCATCTACACCGATAACTGCAATAATTTTCGGGCGATGTTGCTGTAATAATTTTTGGAAAGCTTCTGCCCCTATTTGTCCTTGTAAAATTGTTAACAACCCTGCTGGTTGTCGCCATTCACGAGAAGCAATTTGCTCCAAAAGATACATTCCCAAGCAGCCAGTATAAACAGTTTTTTCGGAATTTTGTAGATGATAATAAGCTTCCGCTAAATAAGCTAAGTTCCGCCCTTGGAGATACAAATCACCAGAAAGTTGCGCTGTTTTAAAACCATCTTCAAGATATTTAATTGCACTTTGGTGTTCTCCAATTACTAGATAGGCAATTCCTAAGCTGCTGACACATAAGGCTTTACTTTGAATATCGCCTAATTTTTCTGATAATTTTAAACCTTGTTCCAAATAGTTAATTGCAGCTTGGTATGTTTCTGGTTCTAGGTTTTCTAGTTCCTGAGCTTGCATGACTTCGCTGTAACCTAAATTTACCAGCGCGTTTGCTTCTCCGGTGCGATCGCCTGCTTGCCGACTCAATATTAATCCTCGTTGACTGTTGCTAATTGCCTCAGCATAATTTTGCTGTTGCACGTAAGTACGGCTGAGGTGGTTGAGATTGGCAATTTCACAGGTGCGATCGCCTGCATTCCTAGCTATCTCTAGCGCCTGCTGATGAAAATCAATAGAGCGCTGGTATTGTCCCAAAGCACGCTGAGAATAGCCTAAAAGTGTCAAAATACGCGCCTTTTCTTGGGTTCCCTCGCCTCGTCGTAGCGGTTCATCCAAATAATCTAAGGCATCTCGTAAATAAGTACCAGTAAAAGAGGCGAAAATCCCGCCGTAAAAGGGAAAATACGGACGCTGGGCAAAGGTTCGCAAAATCTGGAGCATGATTTGAGAACAGGCATCCCTGTATACTGTGCTAATGCTGCCAAAACCACTTGCTAACTGACTCCAAATCACTGCAAAGGTCAAGAAAGTGGAAATGGACAACTTTGGCCCGGCTTTAACATCGTAAGCTTGTTGGTCAAACCAGTTAATTAATCCCCGTTGCAAGAACTGTAAAATCAATGCCATTTCCACCCAATCTCTAAGGGTGATGCCCCGTTGTTGTTGGGCAAACTCAATTGCCGATTCTTCCCTAGCTAAGGTGCGAAGCAGTGCTTTGGGTAACTCACTATTGAGTTGTTTCGCCCAACTTGCCCAAGGGCCACGTTCTCCTGGTACGCCGCCAAATCCTAGAGATTCTTTTTGCTCGTACATCCAACTGAGCAAGTTGTCTTGTAATCGCTGCCAAGAAGCTAAACCACGGGTAATACCTTCGGAAAATTGTTGTAAATCAGAATCTACCTGAGCAAATTGCAGCAATGCTTTTGATAACTGCTTTAGCTGTTTTAAATTTAGCGGATACTTCTGATTGGGGTCAGTAACCCGGATAAATGCCGCCAGACGCTCCTCAGCAGTGGCTGTGGTAATTTCTGAAGCTGCGAAGACAATCGCTTCTGTGGCTTTGTTTTGCTCTTGCCAGCGTTGCCATTGACTTTGAATGGTTTTAATGGCTCTCAAGCTCCGAGTCGCCTTGGCTTTTTTGAGTTCGTCTTTTTGGCTATCTACTTGGTTTTGGAGGGCATTCAGGCGATCGCTCAAAGCTAGCTCAAATACTTCCCCTGTACCGGAAGTAATTCCTTTCAGCAGCATTTGATACACCTGTTCTACAGAGCTAATTTTGCCCTTGAGGGTGGTTTCAACAATTTCATCGATTAAGGCAAGATAGCGATCGCTTAATGGCAGAGAGTCTGGCACTTTGGCTATTAGGAGAATGTCACGTCAATTCTAATTCTAGTCTTGGCAGACTACTAGTAGCTTACTAAAGGAGAAAAATGGCAGCAAGGTTTTCCCAAATCCGTGAAAAGTAAATTGTTTTTACTCTGAGCATAAAATAATATTGATCGGCTGATAAGTAATCAACTACTTGTGGAAGATAAACACTCCACAAAACAAACAATTTATAAACAAACCATGAGGTAATTAAGTATGATTCATCACATATCTATTTCTGTGCAAAATCCCCAGCACGTTGCCCAAGTTCTGGCTGAAGTCATTAACGGGCAAGCTTTTCCCTTTTTCCCTAATCCAGGTAGCTATATGGTTTTTCCCCTTGACGAACATGGAACGGGGATTGAACTTTATCCGTTAAAAACTCAGCTAATGCCTGGTGAGGGAGATAACCAGTGTATGTTTGCAGAAAATGCTACTCCTTCTGGGTTTACGGCTACTCATGCAGCAATCTCTGTTTCTTCAACTCAAGAAAAAATTGAGTTGATTGGCAAACGCGAAGGTTGGAGAGTATTACGTTGTAACCGTGACTCTTTTTTGATGTTATTGAGTTCTGGCTAGAAAACAAAGTCATGATAGAACTACTCACACCGGAAATGTCGGCTCAATATTTAGCGGTAACGCAGCCAGAAAATTTGAAGAAAATTTTTAATTCATAACTCTGCTACTGCTAATTTCACAACACCAATTACTAAATTAAAAAGTAAAAAAGATAAATCCTAGTATTGTTTAGCAGTGCTAGGATTTACTTTTAGGAATTAAGGCTTCAATTCCCTCAACATACCAATTCATCGCCAGTTGTTGCTTATCATCCAACACCTTACCTTTGGGTACTCGCACCACGCCTTTTTGGTCTTTCACTGGCCTATCAAAAGGATGTGCAGTACCTTGAATAAACTCATCGCGCTTTGCATTCACTAGTTGTTGCACATCAGCCGATATTTACTTAATTTTAGCTTTTTACTTTTGTTTTAGAGTCGCCAACCCCCAGAAGTGGCTGGAAAAATATGCAAAGAAGCAGGGTTGAAAGTAAAAAAATGCTAATTTTTAAACTTTGGAAAGTATATCATGTATCATGTCCCGATTGCAGATAATCTACGAGAAACTACTGGTAAAACTATTAACTAAATATAGGAATCGTATTTGATTTTTGAAATTATCTGCGTAGGCGGGGAGTGGGGAGTAGGGAGTAGGGAGTAGAGAATTAGGCTTTTCAGTCTCAGTATGTTTTCAGAAATCAAATCGGAGTCCTATATCTGTTTACAGTTCGGAAAAACTAGTCAACAACCATGAATTTATTTGAACTTTTAGCAGGGGAAGACAATCATTCAGCCCTAGTCACACCCGAAGGGCGATCGCTAACTTATAAGCAATTGCGCGAGAATGTTATTGGGCTAGTATCCCAACTCAACAGCTTTGGATTGAAACGAGGA encodes the following:
- a CDS encoding BsuBI/PstI family type II restriction endonuclease, encoding MRSQTWSASAQKCRKVSKLDSNLRRQTVIVPSGSRALVASHNSSLEFTSLAKLLSGNLLAEVDLHRAVVSLKLKQAKKGAMGQFLTPASVAQLMAEMFNRLDLPEISLLDAGAGIGSLLAAFVEKVCQQRKPTSSLRVVAYEIDPFLIGYLQQTLELCKRKCENIGISFNYEIRETDFIEDAVRLQKLGLLNSAMPTAVNYATEFTHAILNPPYLKINANSKVRELLRSIGLETSNLYTGFMAATAQLLKPSGEFVAITPRSFCNGPYFRDFRKMFLEMMALEQVHLFESRQEAFSDDDVLQETIIIQATKQRQKYRSVIVNTSSGANDDLIMSHSVPYTALVHPNDLDQFIHIIPDNISQQIVQRMALLSCTLSDLGLTISTGRVIDFRAKEYLRANPENNTVPLIYPVNLSNGYVEYPKITKKPQAIVNIEETTNLLIPNEHYVLCKRFSSKEEKRRVVAVVYNANQFNYGYVGFENHLNYFHKDGRGLSLTLARGLAIYLNSTLVDAFFRLFNGHTQVNATDLRKLKYPNLSQLLSLGTGFQEQFPSLREIDELIENKLMSMSNLSENNPIATKSRIDEALQILTQLGFPRAQLNERSALTLLALLDLKPTDSWQLATFPLMGITPMMNFMAQHYGKTYKPNTRETVRRQTVHQFLDAALIVANPDDLSRPINSPKTVYQIENSALELLRSYGTDEWQNSICTYLASVETLKKQYAQEREISRIPIIINGEIKTLSPGGQNILIEKIINDFAPRFTPGGKLIYIGDTDEKFAHFDETALTDLGVNIDSHGKMPDVIIHFTTNNWLVLIEAVTSHGPINPKRKKELEVLFRDVQIPLVMVTTFLSRKAMVGYLADIAWETDVWVADDSTHLIHFNGEYLLQAYQIEVAEQESDHT
- a CDS encoding tetratricopeptide repeat protein — translated: MPDSLPLSDRYLALIDEIVETTLKGKISSVEQVYQMLLKGITSGTGEVFELALSDRLNALQNQVDSQKDELKKAKATRSLRAIKTIQSQWQRWQEQNKATEAIVFAASEITTATAEERLAAFIRVTDPNQKYPLNLKQLKQLSKALLQFAQVDSDLQQFSEGITRGLASWQRLQDNLLSWMYEQKESLGFGGVPGERGPWASWAKQLNSELPKALLRTLAREESAIEFAQQQRGITLRDWVEMALILQFLQRGLINWFDQQAYDVKAGPKLSISTFLTFAVIWSQLASGFGSISTVYRDACSQIMLQILRTFAQRPYFPFYGGIFASFTGTYLRDALDYLDEPLRRGEGTQEKARILTLLGYSQRALGQYQRSIDFHQQALEIARNAGDRTCEIANLNHLSRTYVQQQNYAEAISNSQRGLILSRQAGDRTGEANALVNLGYSEVMQAQELENLEPETYQAAINYLEQGLKLSEKLGDIQSKALCVSSLGIAYLVIGEHQSAIKYLEDGFKTAQLSGDLYLQGRNLAYLAEAYYHLQNSEKTVYTGCLGMYLLEQIASREWRQPAGLLTILQGQIGAEAFQKLLQQHRPKIIAVIGVDGYDHIPQLLEEYKQDM